From the genome of Vicia villosa cultivar HV-30 ecotype Madison, WI linkage group LG2, Vvil1.0, whole genome shotgun sequence, one region includes:
- the LOC131649000 gene encoding uncharacterized protein LOC131649000, translating to MKIISYNTRGLGGVAKKKEILNMIKVQKPTFVCIQETKVEVLDRNICFSMWGSNEFDFASKPSEGRSGGIVTMWDRSKFELQNSRILNHAIWVEGVWGKEKRKVIIINVYAPCNGRRKRELWVELKARLTEKQGVCVCVLGDFNAVRDVEERKGSNENNRREEMEDFNNFISDLDLIDLPL from the coding sequence ATGAAGATAATTAGTTACAATACCAGAGGTCTAGGTGGGGTGGCCAAGAAAAAGGAAATTCTTAATATGATTAAAGTCCAAAAACCAACATTTGTGTGCATCCAAGAAACCAAGGTGGAGGTGTTGGATAGAAACATATGTTTCTCGATGTGGGGATCTAATGAATTTGATTTTGCAAGTAAACCGTCTGAAGGGAGATCGGGAGGAATAGTAACTATGTGGGACAGAAGTAAATTTGAATTGCAAAATTCGAGGATTTTGAATCACGCAATCTGGGTGGAAGGGGTATggggaaaagagaagagaaaagttaTAATCATCAATGTGTATGCACCATGCAATGGTAGAAGAAAACGTGAATTGTGGGTTGAGTTAAAAGCAAGATTAACAGAGAAACAaggtgtttgtgtttgtgttttagGCGATTTTAACGCAGTCAGGGATGTAGAGGAAAGAAAAGGTTCAAATGAAAATAACAGAAGGGAGGAAATGGAAGATTTCAATAACTTCATTTCAGATTTAGATCTTATAGATTTGCCACTCTAG